A single window of Liolophura sinensis isolate JHLJ2023 chromosome 6, CUHK_Ljap_v2, whole genome shotgun sequence DNA harbors:
- the LOC135467128 gene encoding toll-like receptor 2 type-2, translating into MPPGNMFVDHDYIYDAFVACTNDEYEWVIRRLRPKLELVENPVRLCVHDRDFIPGKPIHESIVAKMKESRKILLIISLEFLDSTYGPLEIEYAGMKSFEEGRDDVIICVLLEDIPVRQRPRALRNLWHKITFLKWSSDPEA; encoded by the coding sequence ATGCCCCCTGGGAACATGTTTGTTGACCACGACTACATTTACGACGCCTTTGTGGCCTGTACTAACGACGAGTACGAATGGGTCATCCGACGATTACGGCCAAAACTTGAGTTGGTGGAGAACCCAGTCCGACTCTGTGTTCATGACAGGGATTTCATTCCCGGAAAACCCATTCATGAAAGCATTGTGGCAAAAATGAAGGAAAGTCGTAAGATTTTGTTGATCATCAGTCTCGAGTTTCTGGATTCCACATACGGTCCTCTTGAAATCGAGTATGCCGGCATGAAATCTTTCGAAGAAGGTAGGGACGACGTCATCATCTGTGTACTGTTGGAGGATATTCCAGTTCGTCAGAGGCCGAGGGCGCTGAGAAATCTCTGGCACAAGATCACCTTCCTGAAGTGGAGCTCTGATCCAGAGGCCTAA